From Legionellales bacterium, the proteins below share one genomic window:
- the motB gene encoding flagellar motor protein MotB, giving the protein MAQDKESKTEEEKAPIIVKKIKAGGHGHHGGAWKIAYADFVTAMMAFFLLMWLLASLNKYQKEGIAEYFKDPLSPNLAKYRTITEKEMPLPEGAKAEEKKEKAEEKTIPPAKPDPKQLADQKAKEEEKKRLEELKKQLLNNIKNDPQLSQFKDQIYVDVLQNGLRIRLNDIEGKPMFESGSSELNEQTKQVMEWLGKELNNMPNKVVIVGHTDAKPFAGRGLGSYSNWELSVDRANATRRALVGGGLEKEKIMRISGVGSSDPLDKANPENPINRRINVYLLTKDAEKQEISLDK; this is encoded by the coding sequence ATGGCACAAGATAAAGAGAGCAAAACTGAGGAAGAAAAAGCCCCCATCATTGTTAAAAAAATTAAAGCTGGCGGGCATGGTCATCACGGTGGTGCCTGGAAAATTGCCTATGCCGATTTCGTCACCGCAATGATGGCATTCTTTTTATTAATGTGGTTACTAGCTTCCTTGAATAAATATCAAAAAGAAGGTATTGCTGAATATTTTAAAGATCCATTAAGCCCTAATTTAGCAAAATATCGCACGATTACGGAAAAAGAAATGCCCTTACCGGAAGGTGCTAAGGCAGAAGAAAAGAAAGAAAAGGCTGAAGAAAAAACCATTCCTCCTGCCAAACCCGATCCTAAGCAATTAGCTGACCAAAAAGCGAAAGAAGAAGAAAAAAAGCGTTTAGAAGAATTGAAAAAGCAATTATTAAATAACATTAAAAACGATCCTCAATTATCCCAATTTAAAGATCAAATTTATGTCGACGTTTTGCAAAATGGTTTACGCATTCGTTTAAATGATATTGAAGGTAAACCTATGTTCGAGTCTGGCAGCTCTGAACTCAATGAGCAAACTAAACAAGTGATGGAATGGTTAGGCAAAGAATTAAATAATATGCCCAATAAAGTCGTAATTGTGGGTCATACCGATGCTAAACCGTTTGCAGGCCGTGGTTTGGGCAGTTATTCAAACTGGGAATTATCAGTCGACCGCGCCAATGCCACGCGTCGTGCGTTAGTCGGGGGCGGTTTGGAAAAAGAAAAAATCATGCGGATTTCTGGCGTGGGTTCGAGCGATCCTTTGGATAAGGCTAATCCTGAAAATCCTATTAATCGGCGAATTAACGTTTATTTGCTAACCAAAGATGCTGAAAAGCAAGAGATTTCTTTAGATAAATAA
- the motA gene encoding flagellar motor stator protein MotA, producing MFVIIGFLIVIGSVFGGFALAGGHLATLWQPVEVLMIGGSAVGAFLVTNGGKVSKAVLKALPTVFKGDKYNKKFYGELLSLMFRITLKMKNSGPIAIENDIENPKESSLFTEYPLVLKDHHLLDFICDYFRLVVSGTADYFQIENLMDVEIETHHHESEAPASAIQTLADGLPAFGIVAAVMGVVHTMESINLPPAELGILIAAALVGTFLGILLGYGFVGPLAGLLKHRVETSSKAFVVVKVIILATINSYPPAIALEFGRKVLFSTERLSFNELDEMLKELKK from the coding sequence ATGTTTGTGATTATCGGTTTTTTAATTGTTATTGGATCAGTCTTTGGGGGATTTGCTTTAGCGGGTGGGCATTTAGCCACGCTGTGGCAACCGGTTGAAGTCTTGATGATCGGTGGTTCGGCTGTTGGCGCGTTTTTAGTGACCAATGGCGGAAAAGTTTCTAAAGCAGTATTAAAAGCCCTGCCCACGGTTTTCAAAGGTGATAAATACAATAAAAAATTTTACGGCGAATTATTGTCTTTGATGTTTCGCATTACTCTAAAAATGAAAAACAGTGGCCCCATTGCCATTGAAAACGATATTGAAAATCCTAAAGAAAGTAGTTTATTCACCGAATATCCCTTGGTTTTAAAAGATCATCATTTATTAGATTTTATTTGCGATTATTTTCGTTTGGTAGTTTCAGGGACAGCCGATTATTTTCAAATTGAAAATTTAATGGATGTGGAAATCGAAACGCACCACCATGAAAGTGAAGCACCTGCAAGTGCCATTCAAACGTTAGCAGATGGATTACCTGCGTTTGGTATCGTCGCCGCCGTGATGGGGGTAGTCCACACCATGGAATCGATTAATCTACCACCAGCAGAATTAGGTATTTTAATTGCTGCCGCACTCGTGGGAACGTTTTTAGGTATTTTATTAGGGTATGGTTTTGTGGGGCCGTTAGCTGGCTTATTAAAACATCGCGTTGAAACCAGTTCTAAAGCCTTTGTCGTAGTAAAAGTTATTATTCTCGCAACAATTAATAGCTATCCGCCAGCCATTGCGCTGGAATTTGGCCGCAAAGTATTATTTTCTACCGAACGCTTAAGCTTTAATGAATTAGACGAAATGCTAAAAGAGCTGAAAAAATAG
- the fmt gene encoding methionyl-tRNA formyltransferase, with protein sequence MKIIFAGTPDFAALALEKLIAYGHNIVAVYTQPDRAAGRGRQLQASAVKQFAEHADIPVCQPVSLRDPAVVAELKHWQAEVMVVFAYGLLIPKTVLDIPPLGCINIHPSLLPRWRGAAPIIQAILNGDAITGVSIMKMNEYLDTGDVYLQKKIVLDDSMTADFLNRHLALMGAELTHDVLTHITTLIPQPQNEQLATYASKINTNDAKINWQEDALVNLRKINAFNPQPGAFAFFAGQRIKFWQAHLEIITHQAHPGTLLKIDKSGILIACGKNALRVEIIQMPGKKACSVAELINGRSLPWSLQTVLE encoded by the coding sequence GTGAAGATAATTTTTGCCGGCACGCCCGATTTTGCCGCTTTAGCATTAGAAAAATTAATTGCCTACGGACATAACATTGTAGCCGTTTATACGCAACCCGATCGCGCTGCCGGACGTGGGCGTCAATTACAAGCCAGTGCGGTGAAACAATTTGCTGAACACGCCGACATTCCGGTTTGTCAGCCGGTGAGTTTGCGAGATCCCGCTGTGGTTGCAGAATTAAAACACTGGCAAGCTGAGGTGATGGTGGTGTTTGCCTATGGTTTATTAATTCCTAAAACAGTGCTCGATATTCCGCCGTTGGGTTGTATTAATATTCATCCTTCATTATTACCGCGTTGGCGAGGTGCCGCTCCCATCATTCAGGCAATTTTAAATGGTGATGCGATAACGGGCGTGTCGATCATGAAAATGAATGAATATTTAGATACGGGTGATGTATATTTACAAAAAAAAATAGTGTTAGACGATTCAATGACAGCGGATTTTTTAAATCGACATTTAGCTCTCATGGGCGCTGAATTAACGCATGACGTGTTAACTCATATTACTACCTTAATTCCACAACCACAAAATGAACAGTTAGCGACCTACGCCAGTAAAATTAATACCAATGATGCTAAAATAAATTGGCAAGAGGATGCCTTAGTAAATTTACGAAAAATTAATGCGTTTAATCCACAACCTGGTGCATTTGCATTTTTTGCCGGACAACGGATTAAATTTTGGCAGGCACATCTTGAAATAATTACCCACCAAGCACATCCCGGCACACTCTTAAAAATTGATAAATCTGGGATTCTTATTGCTTGCGGCAAAAATGCCTTGCGAGTGGAAATCATTCAAATGCCTGGGAAAAAAGCTTGTTCAGTGGCTGAACTTATTAATGGACGCAGTTTGCCTTGGTCTTTACAAACGGTTTTGGAATAA
- the rsmB gene encoding 16S rRNA (cytosine(967)-C(5))-methyltransferase RsmB, whose protein sequence is MKKIAFTILLKVLREKKSLNSLLALELSTINERRDKAWLQEMVMGVCRYYHQLECYLNSLVEKPLTGKKLPIKIILLMGLYQIIYMRTPEFAAVNEMVELSKKINEAWASKLVNGVLRRFLRERESLDQTLNENEVFRYSHPQWMIEKIKHHYPENYQTILQANNYMPSLVIRVNLQKITRDDYLKCLLDKGIQAQACQLSPAAITVSSKVIIPELPGFQAGWFFVQSESAQLAAYLLAPQKNDRILDACAAPGGKLCHLAEIEPQLELIAIENNPHRLQKLQENIQRMQINTTFFGAEAQDLASWWDEIPFDKIILDVPCSASGVIRHHPDIKLLRQESDLITLTKTQMDLLTTLWQTLKPGGKLLYVTCSLFPEENQRIIQQFLAKHSDAKMLELAFLSQMLTMPIVTSLTQDGFYYALLGKDEIK, encoded by the coding sequence ATGAAAAAAATAGCATTTACTATTTTATTGAAAGTATTACGCGAAAAAAAATCATTAAATTCTTTATTAGCTCTTGAGTTATCCACGATTAACGAAAGACGTGATAAAGCGTGGCTGCAAGAAATGGTCATGGGAGTATGTCGTTATTATCATCAATTAGAATGTTATTTAAATAGTTTAGTGGAAAAGCCCTTAACCGGAAAAAAGCTCCCCATAAAAATTATTTTATTGATGGGTTTATATCAAATTATTTATATGCGCACTCCCGAATTTGCCGCCGTTAACGAAATGGTGGAGCTTAGCAAAAAAATTAATGAAGCATGGGCGAGTAAATTAGTTAATGGAGTGCTACGTCGATTTTTACGCGAGCGAGAAAGTTTAGATCAAACATTAAATGAAAATGAGGTTTTTCGCTATTCACATCCGCAATGGATGATTGAAAAAATTAAACATCACTATCCTGAAAATTACCAGACTATTTTGCAAGCCAATAATTATATGCCATCGCTGGTTATTCGCGTTAATCTGCAAAAAATCACGCGCGATGACTATTTAAAATGTTTACTCGATAAGGGTATTCAAGCACAAGCCTGTCAATTAAGCCCTGCTGCCATAACAGTTAGTAGCAAAGTCATCATCCCAGAACTCCCTGGATTTCAAGCGGGTTGGTTTTTTGTACAAAGTGAAAGCGCGCAATTAGCGGCATATTTATTAGCACCGCAAAAAAACGATCGAATTTTAGATGCGTGTGCGGCACCAGGTGGTAAACTGTGTCATTTAGCAGAAATCGAACCACAATTAGAATTAATAGCGATAGAAAATAATCCGCACCGTTTGCAAAAATTACAAGAAAATATCCAGCGCATGCAAATCAATACCACTTTCTTCGGTGCTGAAGCGCAAGATCTGGCAAGTTGGTGGGATGAGATACCGTTCGATAAAATCATTTTAGACGTCCCCTGTTCGGCCTCTGGCGTTATTCGCCATCATCCTGATATTAAACTCTTGCGCCAAGAAAGTGATTTAATAACACTAACCAAAACACAAATGGATTTATTAACCACACTTTGGCAAACATTAAAACCTGGCGGAAAATTATTGTACGTGACCTGTTCGCTCTTTCCCGAGGAAAATCAGCGTATTATTCAACAATTTTTAGCCAAACACAGTGACGCTAAAATGCTAGAGCTTGCTTTTTTATCTCAAATGCTTACCATGCCAATTGTCACGAGTCTCACCCAAGATGGATTTTATTATGCGTTGTTGGGTAAAGATGAAATAAAATAA
- the ppk1 gene encoding polyphosphate kinase 1, whose translation MTTNYSSDCFINRELALLQFDYRVLAMAYDRSLPLLERLNYLFICSSNLDEFFEVRVAGLKNQLLYGRPRIDADGLSTEEVMSRISVTAHMFVQEMYQLLNDDLIPALHREKIYILNVGDWTPEQADWIKHYFEDEILPVISPIGLDLAHPFPRLVNKSLNYIVSLTGKDAFNRDSGLAVVNAPRNLQRVIRLPDTICDHGDNYVLLNSIINEYAKELFPGMKVNGCYQFRITRNSDLLVDEDNTDDLAHALKNKLFSRRYGTAVRLEIAADCPDQIAEFLLNKHGLNNSELYRVNGPVNLSRFRTILDLTNRPDLLFPVFTPTLPNRLTHKQDIFETIRNADILLHHPYQSFAPVVDFIRQATIDPNVLAIKLTLYRFDKDSQMADALVDAARAGKQVTAVVELRARFDEERNIGFASRLQEAGALVIYGIIGFKTHAKMILVVRREQGKIKRYAHISTGNYHANNAKLYTDFSLFTYDQAITEDIHNVFQQLTGMGQIVKLKKLLQSPFTLYKSLLNYINFEIEQAKAGKPARIIAKMNALTDEGIIKALYEASSAGVKIDLIVRGVCCLCPKIKDISENIRVRSLVGRFLEHSRVYYFLHGGDEKLYISSADWMERNLAHRVEIAVPIEDPELKKIIKYEGLEVHLQDNMQAWELQKTGFYKQLKPSEKQPAKSAQGLLIEQHSTTPSSKA comes from the coding sequence ATGACAACGAATTATTCTAGCGATTGCTTTATAAATCGCGAATTAGCATTATTGCAATTCGATTATCGCGTTCTAGCCATGGCCTACGATCGCTCGTTGCCCTTGCTGGAACGTTTAAATTATTTGTTTATTTGTAGTTCTAATCTCGATGAATTTTTCGAAGTACGTGTAGCGGGCTTAAAAAATCAATTGCTTTATGGTAGGCCGCGGATCGATGCCGATGGGTTGAGCACAGAAGAAGTGATGAGCCGAATTTCGGTGACGGCGCACATGTTCGTGCAAGAAATGTATCAACTGTTAAATGATGATTTAATTCCGGCACTTCATCGAGAAAAAATTTATATTTTAAATGTCGGCGATTGGACACCAGAACAAGCAGATTGGATTAAACATTATTTTGAAGATGAAATTTTACCAGTAATTTCACCGATTGGTTTAGATCTCGCTCATCCTTTTCCACGCCTGGTCAATAAAAGTTTAAATTATATTGTTTCGTTAACTGGAAAAGATGCATTCAATCGCGATAGTGGTTTAGCGGTCGTGAATGCACCGCGTAATTTACAACGGGTAATTCGTTTACCCGATACTATTTGTGATCATGGCGATAATTATGTGTTATTAAATTCAATTATTAATGAATATGCCAAAGAATTATTTCCTGGAATGAAAGTAAATGGCTGTTACCAATTTAGAATCACTCGTAATAGCGATTTACTGGTCGATGAAGATAATACCGATGATCTAGCTCATGCCTTAAAAAATAAATTATTTTCACGCCGCTACGGCACTGCGGTGCGTTTAGAAATTGCCGCCGATTGCCCCGATCAAATTGCTGAGTTTTTATTAAATAAACATGGTTTAAATAATTCTGAACTTTATCGAGTGAATGGTCCGGTTAATTTAAGCCGATTTCGCACCATTTTAGACTTAACTAATCGCCCTGATTTATTATTCCCAGTCTTTACTCCCACACTACCCAATCGACTGACTCATAAACAAGATATTTTCGAAACTATTCGTAATGCCGATATTTTATTACATCACCCGTATCAATCGTTTGCCCCAGTTGTTGATTTTATTCGTCAGGCAACTATTGACCCAAATGTGCTCGCCATTAAATTAACTTTATATCGGTTTGATAAAGATTCGCAAATGGCCGATGCCTTAGTAGATGCCGCACGCGCAGGTAAACAAGTAACCGCCGTTGTGGAGTTAAGAGCGCGCTTTGATGAAGAACGCAATATTGGTTTTGCCTCGCGTTTACAAGAAGCAGGTGCTCTGGTTATCTATGGCATTATTGGATTCAAAACGCATGCAAAAATGATATTAGTGGTCAGGCGTGAGCAAGGGAAAATCAAACGTTATGCGCATATTAGCACAGGAAATTATCATGCGAACAATGCCAAACTTTACACTGATTTTAGTTTATTCACTTACGATCAAGCAATAACTGAAGATATTCATAATGTCTTTCAGCAATTAACGGGTATGGGACAAATTGTTAAATTAAAAAAATTATTACAATCTCCTTTCACTTTGTATAAATCCTTATTAAATTATATTAATTTTGAAATTGAACAAGCCAAAGCCGGCAAGCCGGCACGTATTATTGCCAAAATGAATGCGCTTACTGACGAAGGAATTATTAAAGCCCTTTATGAAGCATCAAGTGCGGGAGTGAAAATTGATTTAATTGTTCGTGGTGTCTGTTGTTTATGCCCAAAAATTAAGGATATTTCAGAAAATATTCGTGTACGTTCTTTGGTTGGAAGATTTTTAGAACATTCTCGCGTTTATTATTTTCTGCATGGTGGAGATGAAAAATTATATATTAGCAGCGCCGATTGGATGGAACGCAATCTCGCACATCGTGTGGAAATTGCCGTACCTATTGAAGATCCAGAATTAAAAAAGATCATCAAATATGAAGGATTAGAAGTTCACTTACAAGATAATATGCAAGCCTGGGAATTGCAAAAAACCGGATTTTATAAACAACTCAAACCCAGCGAAAAGCAACCCGCCAAAAGCGCGCAAGGCCTCTTGATTGAGCAACACAGCACTACGCCTTCTTCGAAGGCTTAG
- a CDS encoding primosomal protein N', whose product MLKPTIVHIAMATPLRNCFDYRLDDTQRIPAIGARVLVPFGARQMVGIVIAVDTHTELALKQLKPIIRILDETPLIDETLLKLCHWASDYYHHPLGDVLSSALPKLLREGREANLSSTNKITSKKKMNDDDKPSIILNSEQIAAVEKITAQLDHFATFLLDGVTGSGKTEIYLQIIEKVLQHHKQILVLVPEIALTPQTMIRFTHRFGDQVTVLHSGLTDKTRMQIWLKIRDATIPIVIGTRSAIFTPCRQLGLIILDEEHDLSFKQQEGFRYSARDLAIVRAKQCAIPIILGSATPSLESYLNAKQRRYHYLQLTERAGNAMLPKINIIDLRSQELKANLTPTVIEGIHQTLEKKQQVLLFLNRRGYAPLVMCHQCGWMADCKNCDAHLTWHAAEKKLFCHHCGANQNLFKHCPQCQAQTLFTVGIGTEKLVEQLTQLFPDKTIVRIDRDTTRKKGELEKLLTQIQNNQAEIIVGTQMIAKGHHFPKVTMVVIVDADSGLLSADFRASERMGQLLMQVSGRAGREDQFGQVYIQTHQPQHQLLQCLIKHDYHQFLTVLTQERRIAQLPPFSYLALVRSDAKQRQDAIEFLESFKKYLINENITVLGPIPALLEKRAGKYRALLLLNAKQRAPLHAAIKKCLKKIEHTSQPRVRWSVEIDPQDVLS is encoded by the coding sequence ATGTTAAAACCCACAATCGTGCACATTGCAATGGCAACACCACTCAGAAACTGTTTTGATTATCGTTTAGATGACACTCAGCGTATTCCCGCTATTGGTGCACGGGTGTTAGTGCCTTTTGGTGCGCGTCAAATGGTAGGGATCGTTATTGCCGTAGATACTCACACGGAATTAGCGCTTAAACAATTAAAACCAATTATTCGAATTCTAGATGAGACGCCCTTAATTGATGAAACGTTATTAAAGTTATGTCACTGGGCAAGTGATTATTATCATCATCCTTTAGGTGACGTACTCAGTAGTGCACTACCAAAATTATTACGTGAAGGTCGTGAAGCTAATTTATCATCTACTAATAAAATAACTAGCAAAAAGAAAATGAATGATGATGATAAACCCTCAATAATTTTAAATTCAGAGCAAATCGCAGCGGTGGAAAAAATTACGGCGCAATTAGATCATTTCGCCACCTTTTTACTGGATGGTGTAACTGGTAGCGGGAAAACAGAGATCTATTTACAAATTATTGAAAAAGTGCTCCAACACCACAAACAAATATTGGTATTAGTGCCAGAAATTGCCCTCACGCCCCAAACCATGATCCGATTTACCCACCGTTTTGGCGACCAGGTGACGGTGCTACATTCTGGGTTAACCGATAAAACACGTATGCAAATTTGGCTGAAAATTCGTGATGCTACTATTCCCATCGTGATTGGTACGCGTTCTGCAATTTTTACACCGTGTCGTCAATTAGGATTAATTATTTTAGACGAAGAACACGATTTATCATTTAAACAACAAGAAGGCTTTCGCTACTCAGCACGCGATTTAGCAATTGTACGTGCTAAACAATGCGCCATACCCATTATTTTAGGTTCAGCAACTCCGTCGTTAGAAAGTTATTTGAATGCTAAACAGAGGCGTTATCATTATTTGCAACTGACAGAACGTGCTGGTAATGCTATGCTACCTAAAATAAATATTATAGATTTACGATCTCAAGAATTAAAAGCCAATTTAACGCCAACGGTGATCGAAGGAATTCATCAAACCCTGGAAAAAAAGCAACAAGTATTATTATTTTTAAATCGTCGAGGTTATGCGCCACTGGTAATGTGTCATCAGTGTGGTTGGATGGCAGATTGCAAAAACTGCGATGCGCATTTGACTTGGCATGCCGCAGAAAAAAAATTATTTTGTCATCATTGTGGAGCTAATCAAAATTTATTTAAACACTGTCCACAATGCCAAGCGCAAACGTTATTTACCGTTGGAATAGGTACCGAAAAACTAGTTGAACAATTAACACAATTATTTCCTGATAAAACTATTGTGCGGATTGATCGCGATACCACACGAAAAAAAGGTGAACTCGAAAAGCTCTTAACGCAAATTCAAAATAATCAGGCCGAAATTATTGTGGGCACACAAATGATTGCAAAAGGACATCATTTTCCTAAAGTCACTATGGTGGTCATTGTCGATGCCGATAGCGGTTTACTTAGTGCCGATTTTCGTGCCAGTGAACGCATGGGGCAATTATTAATGCAAGTGTCAGGTCGCGCCGGGCGAGAAGATCAGTTTGGTCAGGTTTATATACAAACTCATCAACCCCAACATCAATTATTACAGTGTTTAATCAAACACGATTATCATCAATTTTTAACAGTGCTTACTCAAGAACGCCGCATCGCGCAATTACCGCCGTTTAGCTACCTCGCATTAGTACGAAGTGATGCCAAACAGCGCCAAGATGCTATTGAGTTTTTAGAATCGTTTAAAAAGTATTTGATCAATGAAAATATTACGGTATTAGGTCCAATTCCTGCATTATTAGAAAAGCGCGCTGGAAAATATCGTGCCTTATTATTATTAAACGCTAAGCAAAGAGCACCATTGCACGCAGCAATAAAAAAATGCTTAAAGAAAATTGAACATACTTCACAGCCGAGAGTTCGTTGGAGCGTGGAAATCGATCCGCAAGATGTTTTGTCTTGA
- a CDS encoding nucleotidyl transferase AbiEii/AbiGii toxin family protein gives MLLINEIEKEYPEKLRPFKRFILREYLQYKILNIIYSSKYGKDLSFIGGTALRILYQNQRFSEDLDFDNLGLNRESLTELTHIICSSLKNEGFESTIKNTMKNAFRCRIKIPKLLYDNKLSPIKEEIILIQFDTEPQSFPHNTELKLINRFDVLQNIVTSPLDVLFSQKLYAAFNRKRPKGRDFFDIIFLSNKTKPNFEYLKLKLNIDNINKLKDYLIEKCSKVDFSDLANDVRPFLFNSADINKVKLFPDWVKSIT, from the coding sequence ATGTTACTAATTAATGAGATTGAAAAGGAATATCCAGAAAAGCTACGTCCATTCAAACGATTTATTTTACGAGAATATTTACAATATAAAATACTGAATATTATTTATTCTAGCAAATATGGAAAAGATTTGTCTTTTATTGGCGGAACTGCTTTAAGGATCTTATATCAAAACCAGCGATTTTCAGAAGACCTTGATTTCGATAATTTAGGATTAAATCGGGAATCATTGACTGAGTTAACTCACATTATATGCTCATCATTAAAAAATGAAGGATTTGAGTCAACCATAAAAAATACCATGAAGAATGCTTTTCGTTGTCGAATTAAAATCCCAAAGCTTCTTTATGACAATAAATTATCTCCAATTAAAGAAGAAATCATATTAATTCAATTTGATACTGAACCTCAGTCATTTCCACATAACACAGAATTGAAACTTATTAACCGTTTTGATGTCCTGCAAAACATAGTTACCTCCCCACTAGATGTTCTTTTTAGTCAAAAATTATATGCAGCGTTTAACCGAAAAAGGCCGAAGGGAAGAGACTTTTTTGATATCATTTTTTTGTCCAATAAAACAAAACCTAATTTCGAATATCTTAAATTGAAACTGAATATAGACAATATTAATAAATTAAAAGATTACCTAATTGAAAAATGCTCAAAAGTAGATTTTAGTGATTTGGCCAATGATGTCCGGCCATTTTTATTCAATTCGGCTGATATTAACAAAGTTAAGCTTTTCCCCGATTGGGTGAAATCTATTACATAA